In a single window of the Candidatus Bathyarchaeia archaeon genome:
- a CDS encoding MFS transporter: protein MKQSQSEDESSNSADLKPLYVRSIVSSFGSGTVSPFLSAYSVKLGASASEMGVYQSISSLAPSLMQVPWGKLSDRMGRRVPLIVLGSIIASVLWIPMMFVTSANQLIVVIGVQAVYGSMATPAWTALIGDLVHPSKRGKIAASINRLAGIGSLLATLVAGYFMILVVGTVQAMFFIPLLVAALLGAVSSLVILLVKEKPHPDNSSAKSIFSLRDVTKNVKSNPNFLRFCIVSCIFGFFMSFGWPLFTITTVQVLNASMFEIALLGVIEGAVTIALRPYGGRLVDRVGRRELMVIYRLGLVLVPVFYALSTSVHHLYMANVIFGVLVAFGDVAMFAYLLDVMPEELRGTLSAFYNLVTGIVFFSGSLIGGYLGSYFIGIFGLALGLQIVYSMSAIGRIAGALAFTTLKEPFRYPTTLKKELWQVMMKIPSVWERD, encoded by the coding sequence ATGAAACAGAGTCAATCTGAGGATGAGTCTTCAAACTCCGCAGACTTGAAGCCGCTTTACGTTAGATCTATTGTGAGTTCTTTTGGTTCGGGCACAGTCAGCCCCTTTCTAAGTGCTTATTCTGTGAAATTGGGCGCATCTGCTTCTGAGATGGGTGTCTATCAGTCCATATCAAGCTTGGCGCCGAGTTTGATGCAGGTTCCTTGGGGTAAGCTAAGCGATAGGATGGGTAGGAGGGTTCCGCTGATAGTCTTGGGGAGCATCATCGCTTCGGTTCTTTGGATTCCAATGATGTTTGTGACCTCTGCCAATCAGTTGATTGTTGTCATTGGAGTTCAAGCTGTATACGGTTCAATGGCTACACCTGCGTGGACAGCGTTGATCGGAGATCTTGTTCATCCGTCTAAGAGAGGCAAAATCGCAGCTTCAATAAACCGTTTAGCTGGAATTGGAAGTCTACTTGCAACGCTTGTCGCAGGCTACTTCATGATTCTTGTAGTGGGAACTGTGCAAGCGATGTTCTTCATCCCACTGTTAGTTGCCGCTTTACTAGGCGCTGTGTCATCTCTGGTGATTCTTCTGGTCAAAGAAAAACCTCATCCAGACAATTCATCAGCGAAGTCCATTTTCAGCCTCAGGGACGTAACAAAGAACGTAAAGAGTAACCCAAACTTCCTGCGATTCTGCATCGTAAGCTGCATCTTTGGGTTCTTCATGTCTTTCGGCTGGCCGCTGTTCACAATAACCACAGTGCAAGTCCTGAATGCTTCGATGTTTGAAATCGCATTATTAGGCGTCATTGAGGGCGCCGTTACAATTGCGCTACGACCCTATGGCGGAAGACTAGTGGACCGAGTTGGGAGGAGGGAGTTAATGGTCATCTACAGACTTGGACTAGTACTTGTTCCGGTTTTCTACGCGTTGTCTACAAGCGTTCATCATCTCTACATGGCCAACGTGATTTTCGGTGTTCTGGTTGCATTTGGAGATGTAGCCATGTTCGCCTATCTCTTAGACGTCATGCCTGAAGAGTTGAGAGGAACCCTTAGCGCTTTCTACAATTTGGTTACAGGAATCGTCTTCTTCTCAGGCTCTTTGATTGGCGGATACTTGGGCAGTTATTTCATAGGCATCTTCGGGTTAGCGCTGGGACTTCAAATTGTCTATTCCATGTCAGCGATCGGTCGAATTGCAGGCGCGCTTGCCTTCACGACTCTTAAAGAGCCGTTCCGATATCCGACCACTTTGAAAAAAGAGCTGTGGCAAGTCATGATGAAAATTCCTTCAGTTTGGGAGAGAGACTGA
- a CDS encoding M67 family metallopeptidase translates to MTLRLTKQQLNCLESEVNKAYPVEACALLFGMLVQEEATVKRVIATNNVLQSTTRFEIDTKDFYEAFTKADKDGLVFLGFFHSHPASAVPSRVDLHFMRLWGDAIWLIFSTTENRFAAFHMRNNKVHTLRLRVEGKN, encoded by the coding sequence TTGACTCTTAGGCTAACTAAGCAACAGCTGAACTGTCTTGAAAGTGAGGTTAACAAAGCCTATCCTGTCGAAGCGTGTGCCCTCCTATTTGGAATGCTCGTGCAGGAAGAAGCTACAGTCAAAAGGGTCATTGCCACCAATAACGTTCTTCAATCGACCACGCGTTTCGAAATCGACACCAAGGATTTCTATGAAGCGTTCACAAAAGCTGATAAAGACGGCTTAGTCTTTCTTGGTTTCTTTCATTCTCACCCAGCGAGCGCTGTTCCATCAAGGGTCGACTTGCATTTCATGCGACTGTGGGGCGATGCAATCTGGCTTATCTTCTCTACAACTGAGAACAGGTTTGCAGCTTTTCATATGAGGAATAACAAGGTTCACACTTTGAGATTGAGAGTTGAAGGGAAAAATTAA
- a CDS encoding GNAT family N-acetyltransferase, whose protein sequence is MPEKIEVDIEDIRKSNLKNIPNSCRGCVYWEFPDDFEKNKSAPQKKGGLETKKREWFEKSLEEFGTSGKIVYYNGEPIAYAQYAPSTRLPNTNAYESKPVGKPEEGVVFLSCLYVTDETMRDKGIGKLLLQNIVEDLRRRGFKAIETFARRNQAQNPSGPMAFYVKNGFHIKDKTNPEFPLMRLFL, encoded by the coding sequence ATGCCTGAGAAAATCGAAGTCGACATAGAAGACATCAGGAAATCCAACTTGAAAAACATCCCTAACAGCTGCAGAGGCTGCGTGTACTGGGAATTTCCAGATGATTTTGAAAAGAACAAAAGCGCTCCGCAGAAAAAAGGCGGTCTGGAGACCAAGAAGCGCGAGTGGTTCGAGAAGAGCTTGGAGGAATTTGGCACCTCCGGCAAAATAGTGTATTACAACGGCGAACCTATAGCTTATGCCCAGTATGCTCCTTCAACCCGACTGCCTAACACTAATGCATACGAGTCGAAACCTGTTGGCAAACCAGAGGAAGGTGTAGTCTTCCTATCATGCTTGTATGTGACTGATGAAACGATGCGTGACAAAGGAATAGGCAAATTATTGCTTCAGAACATCGTCGAAGACTTGCGGAGGAGGGGATTCAAAGCCATCGAGACCTTTGCTCGAAGAAATCAGGCGCAAAATCCTTCTGGGCCTATGGCGTTCTACGTGAAAAACGGGTTTCACATCAAAGACAAAACAAATCCAGAGTTTCCTTTGATGCGGCTTTTCCTTTGA
- a CDS encoding YIP1 family protein, with protein sequence MSENPTPEPPAVSQVPEGSTVKDLVLPFRVLIMPLRAFSQLAQKPTAKGLITLAALILLITAAAQYASATRIILTISGQPTSFLATDGFAVWFTGTFSTTILYIAMYWLVLAVGLALFGRAFGGRDASLRSSFVVLGYLLSVFLVLYTVRAVMYLGLPSIAFQTTSWPPVEQVERDAALILITQNWEPQLIYQFGNYFTLIAFAWLVLLGTVAVKSLREISWVKASIVSVIGFVFTVFLFGLP encoded by the coding sequence TTGAGCGAGAACCCAACGCCAGAACCTCCAGCAGTAAGCCAAGTTCCTGAAGGCTCAACTGTGAAGGACTTAGTTTTGCCTTTCCGAGTTTTGATCATGCCTTTGAGAGCATTTAGCCAGTTGGCTCAAAAACCCACTGCTAAAGGATTGATAACCCTTGCCGCGCTGATCTTGTTGATTACAGCTGCTGCACAATATGCAAGCGCAACAAGGATCATACTGACGATTAGCGGGCAACCCACAAGTTTCTTGGCAACGGATGGCTTCGCTGTCTGGTTTACAGGCACCTTCTCGACAACAATCCTCTACATTGCAATGTACTGGCTTGTACTTGCGGTGGGCTTGGCTTTGTTCGGCAGAGCTTTCGGAGGCAGAGATGCATCATTGCGCAGTTCATTTGTGGTTCTTGGATACTTGCTCTCAGTTTTCCTAGTCCTCTACACTGTAAGAGCAGTGATGTACCTAGGGCTTCCTTCGATAGCCTTCCAAACCACTTCGTGGCCCCCAGTGGAACAAGTCGAAAGAGATGCCGCCTTAATCCTCATAACACAGAACTGGGAGCCTCAACTCATTTATCAATTCGGAAACTATTTCACTTTAATCGCTTTCGCATGGCTTGTACTATTAGGCACAGTAGCAGTAAAGAGCCTGCGCGAAATCAGCTGGGTAAAAGCGAGCATAGTTTCAGTTATTGGATTCGTGTTCACTGTTTTCCTTTTTGGGTTGCCATAA
- a CDS encoding hydroxymethylglutaryl-CoA synthase produces the protein MSSEPIERRVSYIGDRLRGSKCGICGKEYFRPRDYCGTCGRKSFGKMQDVDFFYDKGELEVCTLIKEPTNKFTKLGPYLYGIVSFDNGRVRVPGRLTDRLVQDQEMDFTAFEGREVVPRFRRRYAVEQSEVIPTIALTFTLADEYYPFQEHNIVKLEKDYEKPGIVGYGVYTSKFRIKEGAIERSVPFIDEDSITAAVEAGKMALIHSGIDPLMVAKVYVGSESNPYAVKPIASKVAQVLKLGEEDKEIGVQTVDAVDTEFACKAATCMFKDAAALVYYPTARGHYTIVVGTDNSQAAPRNEVGGELDFFVGYGASAFIFGMSDVIAEMEDWCSCTSDTPDFWRRDQECYPRHGGRFTGEPAYFKHVTKAAEKLMDKMRLQPKDITYFVSHQPNVAFPVKVASQLGFKEEQFMPGLQVSRFGNTYSASSPIGLAAVLDIAKPNDRIVIVSYGSGAGSDAYSLMVTNQILGKRSRQKFTIRHQAENKNVEYVDYETYRRLKLGM, from the coding sequence ATGAGCAGTGAGCCAATCGAGAGGCGAGTTTCATACATTGGAGACCGCCTTCGTGGAAGCAAATGTGGAATATGCGGCAAGGAATACTTCCGTCCTCGCGACTATTGCGGCACATGTGGAAGGAAAAGCTTCGGAAAAATGCAGGATGTCGACTTCTTCTACGACAAAGGCGAACTTGAAGTCTGTACGCTGATTAAAGAGCCCACAAACAAGTTCACTAAGCTTGGACCCTACCTCTACGGCATCGTGTCTTTCGACAATGGACGAGTTCGTGTGCCAGGTCGGTTAACCGATAGACTCGTTCAAGATCAAGAAATGGATTTTACTGCGTTCGAAGGCAGAGAAGTTGTTCCACGGTTTAGAAGACGTTACGCCGTCGAGCAAAGCGAGGTCATTCCAACAATTGCGTTGACTTTCACTCTTGCAGACGAGTACTATCCATTCCAAGAACACAACATTGTAAAGCTGGAGAAAGACTATGAAAAACCAGGCATAGTTGGCTACGGAGTATATACATCGAAGTTCAGAATCAAAGAGGGCGCCATAGAGCGAAGCGTACCATTCATTGACGAAGACTCGATTACGGCAGCTGTTGAAGCAGGCAAAATGGCACTTATCCACTCAGGAATAGACCCGTTGATGGTAGCGAAAGTCTATGTTGGCTCAGAATCCAACCCATACGCTGTCAAGCCAATAGCTTCCAAGGTGGCGCAAGTTCTCAAACTCGGCGAAGAAGACAAAGAGATAGGCGTGCAAACAGTTGATGCAGTGGACACTGAATTCGCATGCAAAGCAGCAACATGTATGTTTAAGGACGCTGCAGCGCTGGTGTATTATCCTACAGCACGTGGGCACTACACAATAGTGGTGGGTACAGACAATTCCCAAGCCGCGCCAAGAAACGAGGTCGGTGGCGAGTTGGACTTCTTTGTTGGATACGGCGCATCCGCATTCATATTTGGCATGAGCGATGTTATAGCCGAGATGGAGGACTGGTGCTCCTGCACCTCGGATACGCCGGACTTCTGGAGACGAGACCAAGAATGTTATCCACGGCATGGTGGAAGATTCACAGGTGAACCTGCCTACTTCAAACATGTCACTAAAGCCGCTGAGAAACTCATGGACAAAATGAGATTGCAGCCGAAGGACATCACATATTTTGTTTCACACCAGCCCAATGTGGCTTTTCCAGTCAAAGTGGCGTCGCAATTAGGCTTCAAGGAGGAACAGTTCATGCCTGGTTTGCAGGTTTCCAGGTTCGGCAACACTTATTCAGCCTCATCACCAATCGGGTTGGCAGCGGTGTTGGACATTGCCAAGCCAAATGACAGAATCGTTATTGTGAGCTATGGCTCGGGAGCAGGAAGCGATGCATACTCGTTGATGGTCACGAATCAGATTCTCGGCAAAAGAAGTCGACAGAAGTTCACGATTCGACATCAGGCAGAGAACAAAAACGTCGAGTATGTGGACTACGAAACATACCGAAGACTTAAACTAGGAATGTAA
- a CDS encoding HAD-IIIA family hydrolase, translated as MRQTRLIRAVFFDLGDTLIVEETVEGRHLWEATLQKLPYLDEVLTELKRQGFKLGIITNTVTSREEHVRTALRKIDVEKYFNLIITSVDVGHEKPDERIFVTALRALKVKPHEAVMVGNRISADIVGGNRIGMKTILLKWNKRYPEKIASPQEQPTRTIKSLDELPQVLQEI; from the coding sequence ATGAGGCAGACAAGGTTGATTCGAGCTGTCTTCTTTGACCTCGGCGACACATTAATCGTTGAGGAGACGGTCGAAGGCAGACACTTGTGGGAAGCAACCCTGCAGAAACTTCCGTACCTAGACGAGGTTTTGACAGAGCTGAAAAGGCAAGGCTTCAAGCTGGGCATCATAACGAACACAGTTACGTCGCGAGAAGAACATGTCCGAACCGCGCTGCGGAAAATAGACGTTGAAAAATACTTCAATCTGATCATAACGTCAGTTGATGTGGGACATGAAAAACCTGATGAACGAATATTTGTCACTGCCTTGAGAGCATTGAAGGTCAAGCCTCATGAAGCCGTTATGGTGGGCAACCGCATAAGCGCCGACATTGTGGGGGGCAACAGAATTGGCATGAAAACCATACTTCTTAAGTGGAATAAACGCTACCCCGAAAAAATAGCGTCCCCACAAGAGCAGCCAACCCGAACAATCAAGTCACTCGACGAATTGCCTCAAGTGCTTCAGGAAATCTGA